From a region of the Desmodus rotundus isolate HL8 chromosome 7, HLdesRot8A.1, whole genome shotgun sequence genome:
- the DIO3 gene encoding thyroxine 5-deiodinase has translation MPGQAAPPLVGGEGGGSQGAWGATATMLRSLLLHSLRLCAQTASCLVLFPRFLGTAFMLWLLDFLCIRKHFLGRRRRGQPEPEVELNSDGEEVPPDDPPICVSDDNRLCTLASLKAVWHGQKLDFFKQAHEGGPAPNSQVVLPEGFQYQHILDFAQGDRPLVLNFGSCTUPPFMARMSAFQRLVTKYQRDVDFLIIYIEEAHPSDGWVTTDTPYSIPQHRSLEDRVLAARVLQQGVPGCALVLDTMANSSSSAYGAYFERLYVIQSGTIVYQGGRGPDGYQVSELRSWLERYDQQLHSALPGPV, from the coding sequence ATGCCTGGCCAGGCCGCCCCGCCGttggtggggggggagggtggggggtccCAGGGGGCTTGGGGGGCCACGGCCACCATGCTCCGCTCCCTCTTGCTTCACTCCCTGAGGCTCTGCGCCCAGACGGCCTCGTGCCTCGTGCTCTTCCCGCGCTTCCTCGGGACGGCCTTCATGCTCTGGCTGCTCGACTTCCTGTGCATTCGCAAGCATTTTCTGGGTCGTAGGCGCCGGGGTCAGCCCGAACCTGAAGTAGAGCTCAACAGTGACGGTGAGGAGGTGCCCCCCGACGACCCACCTATCTGCGTGTCCGACGACAACCGCCTGTGCACCCTGGCGTCGCTCAAGGCCGTGTGGCACGGCCAGAAGTTGGATTTCTTCAAGCAGGCGCACGAGGGCGGCCCGGCGCCCAACTCCCAGGTGGTCCTGCCAGAGGGGTTCCAGTACCAGCATATCCTCGACTTCGCGCAGGGAGATCGCCCGCTGGTGCTCAATTTCGGCAGCTGCACCTGACCACCGTTCATGGCGCGTATGAGCGCCTTCCAGCGCCTGGTCACCAAGTACCAGCGCGACGTGGACTTTCTCATCATCTACATCGAGGAGGCACACCCTTCCGACGGCTGGGTCACCACAGACACCCCTTACAGCATCCCACAGCACCGAAGCCTGGAAGACCGGGTCCTCGCGGCTCGGGTGCTGCAGCAAGGCGTGCCGGGCTGCGCGCTGGTCCTCGACACCATGGCCAACTCCAGCAGCTCGGCCTATGGCGCTTACTTCGAGCGCCTCTACGTCATCCAGAGCGGCACCATCGTGTACCAGGGCGGCCGCGGCCCCGACGGCTACCAGGTCTCGGAGCTGCGTTCCTGGCTGGAGCGCTACGACCAGCAGCTGCACAGTGCTCTGCCCGGTCCAGTGTAG